The Elaeis guineensis isolate ETL-2024a chromosome 13, EG11, whole genome shotgun sequence genome includes a region encoding these proteins:
- the LOC105033120 gene encoding protein DETOXIFICATION 42, with product MENNPSTSEKQIAIPVPAESMKVSSNELKEPTPDAPEKQISILVRSEGTKESLDVPKETGPNTPDNQITVPAHLEGNMSSLDVPKDGMPQKDTKAEEIILPSPLGKPRKTGFHVFFMNIRCVYKLDELGSEIMRIAIPAALALAADPLASLVDTAFIGRLGSVEIAAVGVSIAIFNQVSKVCIYPLVSVTTSFVAEEDAIIGQGIEEQHSRDLEKASPVTTNEKELPPCNDSEKRGCTVSYISSECTKLSRPQCNRKYIPSVSSALIVGGVLGLLQAMFLILAVRQVLSIMGVKSGSPMLTPALRYLTLRSLGSPAVLLSLAMQGVFRGFKDTKTPLYATLVGDVTNIILDPILIFVFHLGVSGAAIAHVISQYLITLILFVRLVQQVNILPPSIKALKFSRFLRCGFLLLGRVIAVTFCVTLGASLAARNGPIIMAAFQICLQIWLSTSLLADGLAVAGQAILASAFARGDLHKAVAATARVLQLSIVLGMALTLLLGLGLQFGSGIFTKDINVIQIIHKGIPFVAGTQMLNSLAFVFDGINFGASDYTYSAYSMVAVAAVSIPCLVYLSSTHGFIGIWTGLTIYMSLRTFASTWRMGAARGPWTFIRR from the exons ATGGAAAACAACCCAAGTACATCAGAGAAGCAGATTGCTATCCCAGTTCCTGCAGAAAGCATGAAGGTTTCCTCAAATGAACTGAAGGAACCCACCCCAGACGCACCAGAGAAGCAGATCTCTATCCTGGTTCGATCAGAGGGCACAAAGGAATCCTTAGATGTACCAAAGGAAACTGGCCCAAATACACCAGACAACCAAATTACCGTCCCTGCTCATTTGGAAGGAAACATGAGTTCCTTGGATGTACCAAAGGATGGAATGCCCCAGAAAGACACCAAAGCGGAGGAGATTATATTGCCATCACCACTGGGGAAACCACGGAAGACAGGGTTTCATGTCTTCTTCATGAACATAAG ATGTGTCTACAAGTTGGATGAGCTAGGGTCAGAGATTATGCGGATCGCAATCCCTGCTGCACTGGCATTAGCAGCTGACCCACTGGCTTCACTAGTTGACACAGCTTTCATTGGCCGACTAG GATCAGTGGAGATTGCTGCTGTAGGGGTTTCTATTGCCATATTCAATCAAGTTTCAAAAGTTTGCATTTATCCACTTGTCAGTGTCACAACATCCTTTGTAGCAGAGGAAGATGCCATCATTGGCCAGGGCATTGAAGAACAGCACAGCAGAGACTTGGAAAAGGCCTCTCCTGTAACTACTAATGAGAAGGAGTTGCCCCCTTGCAATG ATTCTGAGAAGAGAGGGTGCACTGTATCGTATATTTCCAGTGAATGTACAAAACTATCCAGGCCACAGTGTAACCGAAAATATATTCCATCGGTTTCTTCAGCCTTGATTGTTGGTGGAGTACTCGGGCTGCTTCAGGCTATGTTCCTTATTCTTGCAGTAAGACAGGTCTTAAGCATCATGGGTGTAAAGTCT GGCTCTCCTATGCTAACCCCAGCATTACGGTACTTAACGCTGAGGTCACTTGGCTCTCCTGCTGTTCTCTTGTCTCTGGCCATGCAAGGGGTTTTCCGAGGATTCAAGGACACAAAAACTCCTTTATATGCTACTT TGGTGGGAGATGTGACCAACATCATTTTAGATCCAATTCTGATATTTGTTTTTCACCTGGGAGTCAGTGGTGCAGCCATTGCCCATGTTATTTCTCA GTACCTTATTACACTAATACTGTTTGTAAGACTGGTGCAACAAGTTAATATCTTGCCTCCTAGTATCAAGGCCCTGAAATTTAGCCGATTCCTTAGATGTG GATTTCTGCTACTAGGAAGGGTGATAGCTGTAACATTCTGTGTGACACTAGGAGCATCATTGGCTGCACGCAATGGACCAATTATTATGGCAGCATTCCAGATATGCTTGCAGATTTGGTTGTCTACTTCTCTCCTTGCTGATGGACTGGCTGTTGCTGGACAG GCAATACTTGCCAGTGCATTTGCAAGAGGGGACCTTCACAAGGCAGTGGCTGCTACAGCTCGTGTATTGCAG TTAAGCATTGTACTGGGGATGGCTCTCACACTTCTGCTAGGACTTGGACTCCAGTTTGGATCAGGAATTTTCACAAAAGACATTAATGTGATACAAATAATTCATAAAGGCATTCCG TTTGTTGCTGGTACACAAATGCTCAATTCATTGGCCTTTGTCTTTGATGGCATCAACTTTGGAGCATCTGATTACACATATTCTGCTTATTCTATG GTTGCTGTTGCTGCTGTTAGCATTCCATGCCTGGTATACCTTTCTTCAACTCATGGATTCATAGGAATATGGACTGGACTGACAATTTACATGAGTCTAAGAACATTTGCCAGTACCTGGAG GATGGGGGCAGCAAGGGGACCCTGGACATTCATCCGGAGATAA